The following proteins are encoded in a genomic region of Cryptomeria japonica chromosome 11, Sugi_1.0, whole genome shotgun sequence:
- the LOC131038113 gene encoding uncharacterized protein LOC131038113, with the protein MEVMWEKPSEGWWKINFDEASKGNLGPSGEIFIVRDWKGDVLAMGAKKIENGTNNVVEALIALTTIKIGKKLGAQKVHLEGDSLITIQAIIKESIEAWNLQNSVEKNREELSLCEDFRISHFRRSGNMEADILSKWDLTFENVGELRCEDFR; encoded by the coding sequence ATGGAGGTTATGTGGGAAAAACCATCGGAGGGTTGGTGGAAGATAAACTTTGATGAAGCATCAAAAGGGAATCTAGGACCATCGGGAGAAATTTTTATTGTACGAGATTGGAAAGGGGATGTATTAGCTATGGGAGCAAAGAAAATAGAAAATGGTACAAATAATGTGGTAGAGGCTTTAATAGCATTAACAACTATTAAAATTGGCAAGAAGTTAGGAGCACAGAAAGTTCATCTAGAAGGTGACTCTTTAATtacaattcaagcaataataaaagAGAGCATTGAGGCATGGAATTTACAAAATTCGGTTGAAAAAAATAGGGAAGAGTTATCCTTATGTGAGGATTTCCGCATATCTCATTTTAGGAGATCGGGAAACATGGAAGCAGACATCTTATCGAAGTGGGATTTAACTTTTGAGAATGTAGGCGAGTTAAGGTGTGAAGATTTTAGATAG